GAAGCAGTTGTGTTGACTGGCAACATCTTCTCAAGCAATGCTCAATGGTTGGCAATGCACTAGAACCACTGCAGTAAAAGCTTTTGAGGAAAGCACTGATGGTAGCTCTCCTCCAGCCCTGGTGCCTCAGGTTATCTTAGAATGAGACCCTCCCACCCAAATAAAGACCCAAATGTCAATTTCACTTCCCAACAGGCCATGAGGAAAGCAACAGGTACATTCTGACAATTCCCCATGGATTATGTCAGAGACAAGGGAGTATTGGAAACAGTCATCAGTACGGTCGGTTGTGCTGATCATCTGTAGTCATTTCTTCCTCCCATTTTGCCTCCATAGCCACCTCGGTCTCCTCCATAGCCACCTCTGTCGCCTCCATTACCCCCACCTCGGTCTCCTCCATAGCCAACACTTTGGTCTCCACCATAGcctccactgccaccaccaccacggtCTCCTCCATAGGCCCCCGGCTGTGGTCTCCTCCGTATCCTCCTCGATCTCCTCCATAGCTGGCCCCTCGGTCTTCACCATAaccatctctgtctcctccataaCCACCTCCTCTATTCCCACCATAGCCACCTCCACTCCTGTCTCCACCATAACCACTCCCACTCCTGTCTGCACCATAGCTACCACCACTCCTATCTCCACCATAACCACCCCCACTCCTGTCTGCACCATAGCCACCTCGGTCTCCATCTCTGCCCCCACGACCTCTGAAGCCCCTTTCTCCGCCATAGCCTCTCCTCTGGAAATCTCCCCGTGAGGGACGAGAGTCCTCTCGTCTTGGCTCATTGCACTGATTACAAGAATTCCTTTGATCAAAATTCATATTCCCACATGACGGATTAGGGCAAACCCAGTCCCCATTCTTGGGATCTCCACCTTGCTCCTGAAAACTTCCACGGCCTATATATCCTCCACGACCTCGCCGTCCACCTCTACTTTCACCACCTCTCATGAATTCAGGCCTTCTCGTGGCAAATGACACTTTAATGATGTTTCCATGGAATTCTTTTCCATCAAACCAATCAATGGCTGCCTTAGTTGATGGAGGGTCATCAAATGACACTGTTGCTTCCCCTTTTGGCTttcctgtgtctttgtctgtgtaaAGATTTATCAttggttttccagtctttttgTTAGTCTTGATAATTCCTATTTGCTTAAAGAACTCTCCCACTTGATCTGTAGACAAGCCCTCTCCAAGTCCTTGCACAAAGATTGTATTGTTATCTAAATTATCAGACTCTGAATCAGCATCTGGTCTGGGTCCATAATCCCTGTGACCACCAAAATTTTTGAAGCCACCACGGTCACCACCACTTGATCCTCTCACAGGACCTCTTCCATCCCTGTTATATCCCCCACGCCCTCTACCTCTTCCCTGTGACCCGCCATATCCTCTATTATCTTCTCCATACCTACTCACATCACGCCGGTCATCTTGTGTGTGGTGGCTGTAGTTTTCCCTTTGTGGATGGTGAGACTGCTGGTTTTGATTATAGGAATCATGCTGCTGAAAATTGGACTGCTCATCATACGAGCCTTGGTGCTGATCATAACCTGACTGCTGGTCATAAGAATCTTGCTGACATAGTCTGACTGGCCATATGAAGGTGCTCTTCCACCTTGACCTCCTGATGATTCCGTGTTTTGTTGTCCCAGGTTATATGACTGCTGGCCATAGGAACTCTGCTTTTGATTCTCATAATTACCATAAGACTGTGAATAACCTGATTGATTTTGTCCATAACCAGAGTAACCACCATAGTTTTGTCCATATGAAGAATCAGTTGTTTGCCCATAGCCAGAATAGCTTTGTTGTGTCTGTCCATAGTCTTGACTGCCTTGATTTCCATAGGAAGTAACTTTGCTGCTCAACCCTAGACTGACTGTAACTTCCAGAATCTGACAAGACTAACAGTGGTGGGGGGCTCCGCACCGCCCGCCGAGAACAAGGAAAACGAAAAGCCAGGCAGTGCAGCTGCTGGAGCTGCTCCGagtcctcctttcctccccccccccacgccCTCCTTTACTTTTTTTGTAACTTGTCATTTTCctatgggccatgtctgtctcctctctgtttaGAGGCAGTCCTTTGATGACCTCTCCTAGCCCCCACGACAAatatccctcctccttctcccttgttaactttcctcttctccctggtCCTattatctcctgtctttgtctcttatttcctCCCTGTACTTTATccttctggggcaaataaattCCCTTTGTGCTGAGTACTTGCTATTGGGGGTTCTGAGCCAATACTGACTACTTTAGCAGTAATGAGCACTCAGAAGACGGGGCAGTAGAAAATTAGGCTCAGATAGAATTGGAGACCCTAtaggatcttcagttctattgtCCAGCTATATGTCCAGGCCTTGAGCTTGTGAAAGGCTGAGTTTAGGAGGGATGAACCAGGATGCACATTTCTTAACTGGACATTTTTCTGGCTTTGGTGTGCCTATTATCTATAAGTCATGTTATTGTAAATTACAAAGAGACTCAGTAGCAAAAAGAAGCACAATGGGGAGATTGGGGAAAGTCACAGGTTGCTTAAAATTATGACAAACCATTGCATTTTTGGGACAGTATAGAATATTCAGGTGACTGAAAACAAGGGATTCAGATATTGTCACAAGGCAGTGAGACAAAGGCCTTCAGGGTGGCTCAAAAGTCTTAGCAACTGTTCTCTCATTAGAGTCCTAGAGGCCCAAGCAGTCAGTGGGTTCAGGATATCCCATATTAGGTATCCCATAATGCTCTCTCAGGATTCTGCTTTATGCTTCCTAGAGAGGTGTTCTTAATCGTCAGTTAATGCAGGAGTGCCTGAGGCACTGTCGGATGCAAGCAAGGACAGGAAGTAGCAGCCACGTGCTGTAGATTCTACAGGTATACAGAATGAAATGGTGGTAGGGTCATAGgggctttctgtttcttcttttgtgatCTCAATGAAAAGTAGACATTACCTTGGAGATGGAGCAGTGACAGAGATTTGTCCAGTGAGTCCAGGAGAGTATAGGTGGAACCCATGATTGGGccatcagtgggagagaaagtcAGGGACTACCAAAACTTGAGGTGGGGCTGCCTaagcccttcacacacacacacacacacacacacacacacacacacacacacacacatatatatagtacAAGCTACACAGGGGTTGCCCATTTGGAGTTGGAAGAgttaatgtttattattatttttttttctggctttcagTTTGTTATTGGACCAGTCAATGTCTTCTGCTTCCTTGTTTCCATCCCTGTCCTACCAGAGAATCTTGGACATAGTGACTTGTTTTGACTTTCTGGTTTGCAGTGAGAGTGTGTTTTCTTGAGTCTCAGATGTAACTTAGGGTTTGGACTTGATTGAAGATTTGGGGACTATCAGAGACCGAATTGCTTTGTATCAGAGAAACAAATGAACCTTGGAGAGTAGGGGAGAGGTGCTATGTGTTGGAATGAATTGGCCTCCAGGGATTCATATAATAGAGACCCAGTACCCAGTCCAGAAATATCAAGTAGTGGTAGAAGCTTTAAGAGGTAAAGTTTCACGGGAAGTTGCTAAGGCACTGCCCTTTGTAGGTATTGATGTTGGTTTAGAGAATGAATTAGCATTAGTTGTCATTGGAAGATCATCTCACATCCTTGGACCCCTTTGCACATGATTCTCTTTCTGCAATCTGCACTTTTGCCTCAACATAGATCAAACAGCTGAAACTCTTTCCCCCAAATCTCTCAGTCAAATAGAgtgttttctttgactttctttcctttccttttctttttctatccctctttcttttgtatttatttatttatttatttatttatttatttatttatttatttattttagacaaaGTCTTATTCTATAGTTTTGGCTGGCTTaaatcactgtgtagaccaggataaccttgaactcgtAACATTCCTTCTGCCCTGATTCTCAAATGCTGAAACTATATAGACATTTACTACCATGCATGACCAAAgtactttttataaaataattacctAGCCTCAGATATTTTACTGCAGCAACCGAAAACACCAAATCTACTAATTAATCTTTTTATACTACTTTTTAATTCCCCAGTACCATTTCTCACTCATTAATTTATCAAACTTTAATAGCTAAAATCTACATAGCTCTTAATTTATGTCAATACTCtattcatttcttaaaatattaacttaCACAGTTACTATAAAAAACACTATTTTCTTATTCTACTTACAGAGATAAAAATTGAACAGGTAAAGCTAAGTAACTCACCCAAGTAATgaataatcaaaaacaaaagctaatAACAGAAACATTTAAAGACTCAGAAGTGATATTATACCTTATAATATCACTtggggggtggagacaggaaaatcaggagGAGTTCAAGATTATTCTTGTCTCCATCATTAGATCAAGCTCATCTGGGGCTATATGAGACTctgacttgaaaatattttccctcaTAGATAAATGTTATAGATGAATACATGTTAGTCATAGTTATTTCTGACTACTTCTGAGCATACAACTATAGATACcagaaaaaataacaatattacTGAAAAGAACTGAAACAGACATTTCAAAGACGTCCTGAAGCAAGTGTGTGACTTCTAGAACACCAAGGTGTTATACTTCTAGTTATTTCCCAATGTTCTTGAAATCCATAATTTCTTAAtacataaaatgtgttttgatcaaactCATCCCATATTTTCTATCCTTCAGTTTCTCTACTATGTGACTTTTTCCTCTTAACTTCATATAtctttctattttaatctttttaaatccTTTGAGTCTACTTAGTTTTACCTGGGGATAAGACCATCTACTGGTGAATGGATAGCCATTAAGGGACTCCATCCTGAAGAAAACTTACTCTTTCTCCCCCTGCCAACATCTTCTCAACTATGAGTAGAACTTCATGAGAAACCCACCCCTACCATGCCCGGGATTTGTCTGGGGTGATGTTAGGGGAAATAGATGGAGTTGGATACTATCACACCAGTGAAGTAATgcagacccaaaagaacaaatGCCGCATATTCTTTCTATGGAGTGAAGGCCAGATTTGAAACTTTGGAGATAGGTATCTAAATAATTGGAGTTTCCATAGAAGCTAGGAAACTAGTAAGGGGCCATGGAATTGGGGTTTCAAGGATATAATGCAGGTTATATGAAAGAGAGAGGCAAATAATGAagcaagaagaataaaataaaataaaggttaaaaaatggGGGTATTTGGGCATGATAGTAGAGAAAGGACGTGAAGAGGGATAGCTAACACTTAAAACCTTTGAAAGAGTCATAAGGAAACCTACGTTTTAGAGCTGCTTAAGGTATTTATATACATTGTATCTATGGAACTTAAATGGAGTTACAATATAACTGAAAGACAGTGCCTCTCCTAGACACCAGAACTTATCAAATAAAAGGCCCAGTGCCAGTTTATTCCTTTTTGGATCATTGGGCAGTTAGGGCCATGGACTCCCTTCAAACATTACAGGTCACGTCATTGCCTTTGATTACTTTGGAGAATTTGATGCTGAGACCTTATTACTTGAATCATAGAACATGGAAACCTCAAGCTTGTTCCAACCTGAATAGCTTTCATGGTGCTAGAAGTTTCTATTTATGCTGCCAGTGAAGAAAGTTtcaacacactctctctcagGCATGACACTTGTAAGTTGCAATAGAAGATGGGCCAGGTAATGCAATAGGGCACAAATGCTCTAGGTGTTTTCATCTTCAAAATGCCCTTGTTCAAGCATCAATACTGGAAGATGTTGAATAAATGAGTAAGGAAAGGGCCTCCACCAAGGATGCAGTGAGCCTTGAGCCCGAGAGCAATGAGCCTCAGGCATGATTGCAGGTGAGGCAGTGCAAGTGAGGCAGTGAGCCTCAGGCTGTGAATGTGGTCAACCTCAATGCAAGTAGAGTGGGCCTCAGAAATGAATTCAGTGAGCCCTGGATGTGAGTTCAGATTAGTCTCAGATGTGAGTACAGTGAGTCAGGGATGAGAGTACAGAGATCCAGTGAGGGCATGACTCTGAGAAAACAGACCTTTCTAATTCTATTGCACTACCTTTGTAGTTAGGCAGAGGACACAAGCACTTTATCATAGTACAACCAGGAGACATTTGCTAGAACAGAAGCCAGTTCTCAGCAGCATCTAAATAATAAGTAAAGTTGAGTCATAAAATAACACTCTGACTCATCTCTAAGTTTACAGTGCAGAAAGAATTAGTCTTCCAGTGCAGGCAAGACATGGAGGAATAACTATATGTTTTCAAAATAGTCCATTATTAACAACTGTACCAAACTGATTGGTGCACCCAATTCAGCCAGTTTTTACATAAGCTGGACATTAGCTGAAGTGATTGTTTAGAGTAAATACTGCCATTGTAAAATGTGGTAAATATCTTATGACACCaatatagagattttttttctcaattttccagttcattccactTCTACTTAGACCAGTCTCCTTGCCAGAAATAGAATCTCTCTGTCAAGAATGTTTCAGTTATGTGAATGAGGCAAGACAGGACATATCTTGTAaaagttttccattttaatattcCTTAATGACCAATAATGAAGCCTTTATAGTTAATCTGCTGTTCTCATGAAAACAATCTAGATGgcttaaaaaaatcaatcattagTGAACAGTAAGTGACAGCTCCCCAACAACACAGCTGTATTTTTGTGAAAGTGATTAAACATTGTCTGCATTCGTAATTGCATGGTTAATAAGAATGTTGAGCACTAAGTCAAGCATTGTTGTTAATGATGACAGATTACGATGCTATGAATGCTTTGGGTTACCAAGCTAAATTTTCAAAGGCAGTCCTTGGAACGGAATGCACACAGACCCACTAAGTATTCAATTTGCATGGACCATTACCAGGTTTGTGTATGGCATTTGGGAGTTTTTCAGTTGAGTTTCTTTTGAAAATCTGGCCCATTATGACAGAAAACATCTGTAATTAACAGTAACTGAGCTCCCTTTACCAAGATTGGTAAAAGGTGTAAAAAACACAGTGGGTGGTTTCTTGTAGTCCAAAGCCCCTTTGATGAAGAGCCCTGGGGCCCAAGAAGAAGGCAAGAACCTGTGTGGATATAATTCAGATAGAGATGGAATAAGCACTGGAGTTTGCCAGCAGGTGAGGAGTGGGCAAGCCTTCCTGAATAGGAACGGGAAAGGGCTTATCTTTGAGCTCTTATCAGTGATTGCCTTTCTCATTTCGGCCATAAACACAATCATGGAATCTTGGGAATTAATGGGTCATTTCACTGGTTTAACTATTCAAAATCTGAGGTTGCCCCATGATTCCCTGGGGATTGAGAGCTGTACTGTGGTCTGGATTTCAGTCTGTTTGGAGCTACAGATGGAGTGAGTCACTTCGTTATTGAAAAGCAATTCTTCATCTCAGTTTGTCTATATTTTTGCTCAGGAAGGAAACAATTCCATTTATGGGCTATGCATATCCACAATTTATAGGCAAAGCTACATACTGAAAATAATATATGAATTTGTATGTTCCTGAAAATATTGTGCATCTCTTGAGATGTTGAAGATCTGATGGAATTTTTTGGAAGCATTGGTAGTATTATGACTTGTGGTGTTTACTTATTCCTTCTTTTCTGTATATCTCATCTTGACAATAGCTTGGCCTAGAGAAGAGGAACAATTTGTTATGTGCTCTGACATACTGATAGCACCTCATTCAGTGCTATTTTTCCTGTCCTAGTCAGCGGTGGTATGAGCAGAGGGCTATAAACTCTCCCAGTTGTCTAAGATGGATTCACACAGGGTTGAGAACATGGCTTTCTGATGACTGGGATTGAACTGCCACTCTGTCGTCCACGAGTAACATTCTACGACTCttggagtgtttctttttctcattagtaaaacagaaaataagattAATAGGTACTGGATCGGGGCTTTATGAGGACTCCTGAGGTAAGTGTAAGAGAGTCTTAGTTTGGGACATGATATACACTAGATGAAAGTGTATCCCTTTTGTCTTTATTGCTGTTAAGGTCACAGGACTTGGATATGGGCAATTACAGGCCACAGTGGAATCAAGAATCTCATTCTTCATGGGTCTCAGAGGAGATGAGGCAGAATCTTTTATCCATATGTGACGTGATTATAGCCAACAATCAGCTACTTACATATCGTGAGATACAATGCACTTCTCTTACCTCTTGGAAGTTACATACATATGACAGAGTAGTGAAAGTATGCTCATTAGCCCAGGAACACAGGTTAGCCCCTAGCTGTCACAGGGCCAATGGGACCTATACCCTATTTCTAGTATTGGATATCATGGTCAGAGGTACTGCAGCTCTGTATTCAGAAGTTGAACTGAAATATTGATGGGCAGGGAATTTTGTGTCAAGTAGGACAATGGAGTGAGCGATGCTGCTGCTTGCTCAGAGTCTGCTTGATTCCTACTTCATATAGTAACCCTCCCCAGTTTCACATTAGGCCTCTCATCCTTGTATGTATGGGTAGGGAAAAATGTTCATTCTTCCAAAGAATTATTAATTttgatacaatatattttgatcatctttccctcccccagcttccccTAGCTCCTACCCACCTCCCTATCTACCcaactttgtttttttccctctctctacaAAATGGATGAAAACCAAGAAACAATGGCCAAAACCATGAAAATCAAAATAGGAAaactaaaaaatagaaatactaaaaatagaaataaaaaataaagaagaaatcaatgagacttaaaacaatatgaaaataagttttaaaaaattgtacaCTAATATATGGAGTCCATTTTGTTTTGGCCAATTACTCATGGGCATAGGATCCACCCTGAAGTGTGGCTGATACACCCAACACAGTTGCTGGGAGAAAACTGATGTTACCTTTCCCAGGAGGTATcaattataaataatttcttGATTCGAAGTGGAATTTTTGTTTGCTTCCCCTTgttagtgctgggattttgtctggcttgaacttgtgtaGGTCTTATGTACACTGCCCCAGTCTCTATGAGTTCTTATATCAGTCCTGtttgtctggaaaaaaatctgCTTCCCAGAGTCATCTACCACTTCTGGCTCCTATGATACTTTTGCCCCCTCTTCTGCATAGATTCCCTGATCATTTCTGAATTACTGAGCTACAGAACCCATAAGCATAATTAAATGGTAGTTATGTCCCTCAttgaatactctctctctctctctctctctctctctctctctctctctctctctctctctctctctgtgtgtgtgtgtgtgtgtgtgtgtgtgtgtgtgtgtgtgtgtgcagcaaaaATAATTAGAATAGGGGTTAAAATTTATAAACAAGTATTTTGATAAAGGCCAAGCCATAGGTCAAGTAAATTAGTTTTTTGCAAAGAAAGTCTTAATGGTAGATTAAGCTAGTCTCAAGCACTGGCCTCATAGTCTGAAGCTCCATGTTTTGTTCACTATACTAAATTTCTTcccaaatcttattttaaaatccgCACTTTCTTATTCTTAgaagttttctcctctttttttcagAGGTTACGTGTTCTACAAAGGATACTACTCATATGAAAAGCTATGAGAAAACGAATTAAAGAATTTACCCAGCATAGGGGGGGTTCTCTTGCACACTTAAGGCTGTGAAGATACTAAGGGCTCCTATGatacaaaaatagaaatgggGAGTTTATCTGAGATTGGAGCTTTACAGGGGAGAAATTGGGAGATGGCACAGCAGGGTGATAAAATTCCTCAGACTGGTAGGAGAGGGCCTGAAATGGCTTCTGTTCTGTTTGGGCAGAGGACATCATGCTGACAAGGGGGTTGTTGATAAGCAGATTTCCCTAGACTCTTGCTGTCTGCAGCTAAACTGGAAGTGAGAAGCTGCACATATGCAGCCTGAAGTAGCAGAGGGAGTCagcatgggaggagggaggatgttgAGGAGAGATAGGGAGCCCCAGAAAGGCACTGGGAACAGTTGGTCTAAGTGTCAAAAACAAGTCACAGAAAATTAAAGACAGTGGGAAACAGTGAGAAGGGTAAAATGAAGACCCCAATAAAACGTGTAGAGTGGTTATCTGGGATGCAAATGAAGGTATGCAGTGTATGGGGGTAAGAGAGGGAGGGTAGAGGCATAGTGTGTGGGGGATGGTGAAAGTTTCaacttttttttagaaaaaaaattagttcagCCAAGAGTCTACGTAGTAGTATGGCATAGTTTGCGTTACTGGCTTAAAAACTAAGAATTCAAGTCTCTAGGTTttgtggcaagtgtctttatctgttgctaatgttaaaataaaatctggacAAGGTCTTTGTAGCTAAGGTTAAaagcttcatttcttttccccaTGTGAACATGGATCACTTTTTTCATTAAGAAATTATCACCAGATAAAAAgtcaaaaaatatttatgatatttaggtaaataagaaaaaaatcacctgaaAGAGAAAACTATTGGAACATGTTAAGGCAGTGATCCAAATTTGTTTAAATTCAACTCCTGGAATCTTTGACTATGCCATTGTATACAGTAAAATGATTTCACATACACAATGAAGTCAAGGCTACATAGGAGAGATCACGTTGGTCATCTCAGTGAATGCAGTCCAGACACACATGTGTTTACAGCTGGGGAACTTTGACCAGAAACAGACATTATTGTAGAAGAATGTCTAAGGAGATATACTGTTGTTGGTTTTGAAAACAGGGAGGGGCTGTGAGCCAAGTAGTATTTTCTAGAAACTATAGAAAGAAGATTAATCCTGATGTCACCTCAGATTTCACTCAGGGAGACCTACATTTGCCTTCTGATCAACAGAATTAAAAGTAACCGAGCGGCCTTGTTTGTAGTGTTTTGTTCCAGCAGCTCAGATTCttgcttcctccttctgctctccAATCAGCCTGGTCATGATTTGGTGCgcacaataattttaaaagtgtccGTGTAATTGAAACCTAGTTTGTGAGCTTCAGTGTTCTGCCTAATTGCTGACTTATTAGTGGAATTATATTGTCTTCAGATGCCTGTTGAAAAATGTCAACTCTAAATTTCTTAAGCTAAGAATCTCCGTGTGACAGAATCCTTTTGGAGTCATGCTATGGTTGGATCCCTTTAGAGTACCAAGAAATGGTGTTGCTGTCTTGTGTTTGTCTCACAGGTACCCCTTGTAGTCATGTTTGTACAGTGGAAGCCACTGCCCATCAATTCACTCTTGCTGTATGAACAAAGGGTGTTTCTTGGCTCAGTCTGGGCTAATCAGCATCTAAGATCCTGGTCCAGGAGTTTCTGTCAGGTTTTGAGAGTGGGTAGGCGCACCTCTGCATGCAGTTACCATGGATGATGTAAATATGGCCGTTGAGTAATGGCCATGGACATCGATCTAACTATCAGGTCTGTAGAGAGCAGGACCTGATGCAaaagcacagagcagagaagagtagAAACcacagcccaagagaaagagtCAAGAAGGTGGTAGCCTTGCTTGCTTTTAgcaaatacttttcttttattggtgcCCAGATTCATCTCTGACCCAGAGTCTACAAGATACCACTGTCTTATTACAAAAGCAATATTTATTTAAACCTTGCTGAAGGAGTTTCTGTTACTTATAAACAAAAGAGCCTTGACCAATACACGTATTGCGGTGTAGATGATTCAAGAGGGAGGTAAGGAGATTTTATTAATGCCATCTTGGGTCCTCATTTGTGCTTATCCCAAGAAAGCCTACAGAAAATCAGGCAGCTTAATTATTCAAGCAGGCCAAGGGCATTTCATCCTTCTGTGACTGTAGCTGTTGCTCATAGCAGGTCTTGCCTTTGTAGGGGTTGGGGCTTCTGGCCATAGAATGCTTTATTAGGCTTTTGCCAAAGGCATCTCATTTTCACATTCAAAATTAATGTTGGCAGATGGATATCTTTGAATGGGGACTTTGTAATTCTAGCTGACTTTTCTCTGTCAAGCCTGTGCGCGCTAACACAGTGGCTTGGACACCTAGTTGTGGATCTTCAGTTGGTAAATTTCATTTCTTAGGAGAAAAAGTGAAGCCAAAATgttagtattttttaattatc
The window above is part of the Rattus rattus isolate New Zealand chromosome 15, Rrattus_CSIRO_v1, whole genome shotgun sequence genome. Proteins encoded here:
- the LOC116884355 gene encoding LOW QUALITY PROTEIN: TATA-binding protein-associated factor 2N-like (The sequence of the model RefSeq protein was modified relative to this genomic sequence to represent the inferred CDS: inserted 6 bases in 4 codons), whose product is MGSTYTLLDSLDKSLSLLHLQGKEDSEQLQQLHCLAFRFPCSRRAVRSPPPLLVLSDSGSYSQSRVEQQSYXSYGNQGSQDYGQTQQSYSGYGQTTDSSYGQNYGGYSGYGQNQSGYSQSYGNYENQKQSSYGQQSYNLGQQNTESSGGQGGRAPSYGQSDYXQQDSYDQQSGYDQHQGSYDEQSNFQQHDSYNQNQQSHHPQRENYSHHTQDDRRDVSRYGEDNRGYGGSQGRGRGRGGYNRDGRGPVRGSSGGDRGGFKNFGGHRDYGPRPDADSESDNLDNNTIFVQGLGEGLSTDQVGEFFKQIGIIKTNKKTGKPMINLYTDKDTGKPKGEATVSFDDPPSTKAAIDWFDGKEFHGNIIKVSFATRRPEFMRGGESRGGRRGRGGYIGRGSFQEQGGDPKNGDWVCPNPSCGNMNFDQRNSCNQCNEPRREDSRPSRGDFQRRGYGGERGFRGRGGRDGDRGGYGADRSGGGYGGDRSGGSYGADRSGSGYGGDRSGGGYGGNRGGGYGGDRDGYGEDRGASYGGDRGGYGGDHSXGAYGGDRGGGGSGGYGGDQSVGYGGDRGGGNGGDRGGYGGDRGGYGGKMGGRNDYRXDQHNRPY